Part of the Prionailurus bengalensis isolate Pbe53 chromosome B3, Fcat_Pben_1.1_paternal_pri, whole genome shotgun sequence genome is shown below.
taacctctggtATTTAAAGACTAGGAAAACATGGCAACTGTTCAGTCTCAGAAAGTAGGTGGACTCACCGCACAGAGGCTCTCAAGCAGACACCAACACTTAGGGAAGAAGTGACCATCTGgaagcccacacagggctcgCTGGGAGAGAATCATGAGGGACTGGCCTTATTCCTTTTCTGGCAGGGCTGTATGCTGGGAGGCCAAGAACTGATCCTGCAGCCAGATTTCTGAAAGGCACCTTAAGGTTTCTCTTGGAGTCTTTGGTAAGTCCGTGGAGACATTTACCAAGAACCCACCCCATGGAGGGTCCATGCTGGGCCCTGAGTCAGACAACAGCAATGAACAAAGTGTCAAGGCAGGAATGGTCCACACTGCCTCCAACGTGGGCACAAGGAGCAGGTGGGGAGCTCATGACTGCAAGAGGACAGTCAGCATGGAAAAGACTTTCAAGAAGGCACTTGCAGGtgagtggcttagaacaacacacATTGATTTTTACTGTAACGGAGGTCAGAAGTCTCACTAGGCTAAGGTCTAGGTGTCATTAGTGTCACATTCTTCCTGGAGGTTTTAGGGGAAAATCTATTCCCtcaccttttccagcttctagaagctgactGCATTGCTTAGCTCTTtggtcccttcctccatcttcaaagccagtaggGTAGCATTTTCTGACTCTGCTTCCTCCATCAGGAGCCTGCTCTGATTTCCGAGTGGGGAGTGCCTTCCTTATGAGAACATGTGATGATCATGGTCCCAGCTGGCGAATCCAAGACAACCGcaccatctcaagatccttattTTAATCAcatcccttttgccatgtaaggtgacATGTTCATGGGTTTCAGAATTAAGAGGTAGATATCTTGGGAGGAGGAcattattctgcctgccacatAAGTCAGTCtccaggggagaaggggaaaaaaaaaaagtaaacattcagaaagaagcagggatgatatctttttttttcagcttccccACTTCTGATTTCCTGAGGCTGCTGCCTCCTGCCCTTGGGTTCCTTAAGATACCACTCATCCATTCTGTTAACTGCCCCAGAAGATTCTTCACTATGCCCTTGCCCCAAACCACACACCCAGCAGGTGGTAGACAGGAGATTTATACCCTAAAGCCCATGCCCTGAACCACGAAAACCACAGAAGTCCAGGAAACACAGGCAGTGAGTTCAGAGTTAAGGGGCCAAACAGATCAGCAGACTGGACAATAGGTGAGGCCCAAGAAAATGAAGTTTAACAAGGAGAATCAAAGGCCCTGAAGAAACCAATTGTTTGACTCCAAGATGATAAGGCACAGGAgcaaatcttgtttttttaagaaaaaagacttgggaggcgcctgggtggctcagtcggttgagcgtccgacttcagctcaggtcatgatctcacactccgtgatttcgagccctgtgttgggctctgtgctaatagctcagagcctggagcccgcttcggattctgtgcctccctctctctccgcccctcccctgctcgtgctctgtctctctctgtctcaaaaataaataaaaacattaaaaaaattttttttttttttaaaaagaaaaaagacttggGTCGTAGCTGAGAACAAATTTGCTGTGAGACAGATGATGGTCAATGACCACAATGATCTCTGGAAATTAAACATCCAGATTCAGCAGGGCAGGGCAATTAACCACACTGCAGACTCCCTGGAAATCAACAAGTACCCCCAACTATCTCAGAAGTGTATCTTCAGCCCAAGCACACAGCCTCCAGGGAACACACAGGGAGTCTTGGGGACAAAAGAGCCACCAGTCCAGCAGCCACAATAGCCAAATGGACCCTGCTGATCAGTGCTGTCGCTGGTGAGTTAGGGAGCCCCCTCTGCTTGGGGCTATCAGCAAGAGTCTGGTTTGAGTGGCCAGGATGATTTCAGTacccagaagctcagagaaggcaCTGGGTACAGAGGACGGGAACAGGGCTGAGAACAGGATATATTGTCATGAAATAGAAATACCAGAAGGGCTGCCATTTGAAAAGGGATTAAACTTGCCCTGCATGGCTCCAAAGGTTAGAGCAAGGAATCATGAGTAAATGTGCCAGGGACACAAATTCCAATTCGATCTAAGGGAAGGAAGGTTTTCTAACAGTCAGAGACACCTAAAGCTAAACCAGGCTGTTTTGGTAGACAGTGAGTCTCCCGTCAGTGGAGGAAGGCAAACAGGCAGGTTTGAGAAGGGACTCCGGGGTCAGCCCTTCAGAACCTGCAGGTTCTTCCAAATCTGGGAGCCAATGATTTCATCTCCTATTTATTCGTAATAATCATCCACTTACATATACTGAGAAAATATCAAGGTGATCGGCACCAGAGATAACAAGTACCGAGGTAAGAATGGCCCAAACAGTGCTGAGAAGGGAAGAAGATAAGAGAACAACCAAAGATCAGAGTTTTCTCCAGATCTTATCCCCCACTAAGTCCCTTGACTGGAGGGAAGCCACTCCTGCCTGCAGCTGGGGGTGGGTGTTCCGGCTCACCCAACACATCCACTCAGGGACTCCAGCCTATACAAGAAGTGAATGAGAATTACTTCAGGCACATCCTCGACGTCAGGACATACTTGTGTCATATTCTGACATGGAGAAAAACACTGACAAGAGCACCATCCAGTATGGTAGAAATTTGATACATGTTAGTAAACTCCTTCAAAAGTTGGTCTGTGGTACAGTGCTCATTTTTGTTCTCTCAACTGTTACAGCTCATTTTCAGACTCCTgtatcaaaatacaaaaactacAGATGTCTTAACATTTTCAAGTAAATCTGATTTTCTCCACTGAATCTGAAAAGACACAAACATGATAAACTTCGCTCTTTGCAAGAAAAGGACCGCATTTTATCTTTTTAGCAAAGGAGAGAAGACACTAAAGTCACACAAGAGGATTGCGTTTAATACAAGAATTAAAAGGCACCCTCATAAGCCATGACAAAATTAGGAAGCAGAggcttaatattttgaaaaagcagTTTTGGTAGGTTCTATTTAGTTTCTCTAGTAGTTAACAAGATTTTTTGCAGGTCTTTAACAAATAATATAGCAACAGACATATttagagtgtatttattttttcctctctttcaatCATTATTATTGAGCGTCCTCATTCCAACCCTCCAACCCCAAAGCACACACATGGatgtacatgtacacatgcatacacactctCACAGGCACTATGCAGACATCATGAGAAAGAAAGTGATAAGAAGGCCTCcacaaccctccccccacccccgccatctaTTAGCCAAAGCAGGTACAGGGAGTACAAAAGAAAGAAGGTGGCTATCTGCCCAAGGGATCAAGTGTCATTCAGGTGATAAACAGAAAGCCAGGGTTCCTGCCCAGTGGTGATACAGACATGTCCCATATCAACAAAGGAAACAGACTGAcgatttactgagtgcctaccacCAGCCAGGCACTACTTAGGGCACTCTACTTAGGTTCACATCTAACCTGACATTCTGCTCAAATGGGAAAACTTGACTCCCAAGATGGCAGACCTACTAGGCTCCATCCTGAACTCCATGGAGAAGTCACCCAGTCTCGGTGACCAGGAGTCTCGGCACAAGGCCCAAGAGCAGGTCGCTCGCCTGAAGAAACTACAGGAGCAGGAGAAACAAGAGAAAGTGGAGTTTCAtaaaggatggagaaagagatGTCAGATTTCATCCAAGACAGTGGGCAGATTAAGAAAAAGTTTCAGCCAATGAACGAGATAGAGAGGAGCACCCTACACAATATGGTGGAAGTGGCTGGCCTGACATCCTTCTCCTTCAGAGATGATGAGTATCTCTATGTCATGATCTTCAAAAAGGAGTTTGCATGCTCAGATGAAGAGCTGGACTCCTATCATTATGGGGAGGAGTGGAACCCCCAGGAGGCTGAGGAGAAACCCCAACTGAAGGAGCTGGCCCAGTGGCAAGAGGAGGCAGCCCAGCAGGGACCTGTGATGGGGAGCCCTGCTAGTGACGACAAGGACAAGTACAGCCGCTTAACTGGCAAGGTGGCAGCCAAGGATGCTACAGGCCACATGCTACAGGCCAACAAGACCTATAGCTGTGTGCCCATGGCCAACAAGAGGGACATGTGTTCCATCAAAGAGGCCGTGAATGAGATCCAAGCCAAGAAGGATCCGCAACAGAGCAGGGAAGAGTTGCCACCTAACCTCCCAGACACTCCAGCTCTCTGAGgtatggcagggggtgggggggggggcgggtaggggcagggagagacaagGCTGCTGCTATTAGAACCCATCCTGAAGCCGCACCTCCGAACCAGCTCCTAACAGCTGTCCCTCAGGATGGGGAGGCAGGTGTTTGTTTTGTCACTGTTGGAGCTTGGATACGCATGTGTTATGTCTGCTGGTGCGTGCATATGAGTGTGAATGCACGGCTGGGCATTTCATCTCTATTCTTCTCCTTTGTCCTAGGAATTTTCTCCCCCATGGAGCTGGGATTACTTAACATTCAGTAAACACTGCctgacaccccccacccctataaagaaaatgggaaaactgaaggaCAAGGAGATTTAGTAACTTGGacaaggttataagctaacaaaTGACAGAGCTAGGATCCTGAGGGCATCTGGTCCATCCCAGCCCCAAGTCCCTGTTGGTCCACTTTACTAGACCATGTTAACTCCCAAGTATGCAGCCCTTACCCCGCAAACAGCAGATCCCCCCAACTAGGGCACAACCCCAGTTTCTTCAAGTGGCAAGCTCCTGCCGGCCAGAACCCCAAACCTTCTTAGCTTAAATACCTTCTGGGCTGATGGTTGGTGCCATCTTACAAATAGAAGGAATTACTGCCACCTGCCAACATAGAAGAAAGCAACGCCCTAACGCAAGACAGCCTACAGTTAAGATGCTCTGTAGGGAAACTTTCCATTCGTAATtctcttctagtagttttttcaAACCAAACAACATTTTATTGGGACTTGTTTCTCTACATTTTTCTCATAAGAAAAACAACTCCCTGGCTAGACCCAACTTACCATCATGCCTACTCTTGTTATAGTAGCTTCCAATTGTCCAACAGTACAAAAGGTCCCAGGACCATTTGATCCTTTCCTCAAGCTGCTAAGCACAGGACAAAACATTAATGCCAACCCCACCGGGAAGCTGGGAAGCTTCCtagattcttcctctccctcaggtACCACACCAGTTAATGACTGCTTCTTGTTGACCCTGCCTCCCAGAACATCTCAGCCATTCGTCATGCTGGCTCCATGGCTTTCCATGAGCTTGCCTGGCAACCCCTCCTCTCCTCAGGCCTCACCTTCCCTGACTCCCCCGGACCACGTTTCCTGTCTTCTGACCCCCTCAACCCCTCCCCACACATGTGCCAGTGCTGCCCAGGCCCACTCACTGGGACTGCCCTATCTCTTCTCTACCTCCCATCACAGACTGtgggctcctggagggcagggctgccCCGTAATCTCTTCAGCATTCAATCCCGAATGGCCTTCAGTGAATGCACACACcacagggaggaggaggccaaATGGCAATCTCAAGAGTATTCCCCTCATGAAAGAGGAGCCAAAAGGTCCTGTGCTGACCCCTGGGAAAGGGCATAGTCTTTGGAAGTTTAGCCCTCGAAACACTGCCCAAACTTTGCTTTGGGGCTTCAAGTCACATTTCTGAATAACTGATTCTTTGAGTCCAAAGGGAGCAACCGGGCACTCCTCATATGAAGAAAAAGATTTACCTCCTAGCGAGGCATTTGGGACCAAGGTCTCCATCAAAGGAAAGGAGTCCAGCTTATGAATGTATTTGTTCATCATCCCTGACATCTGGGGCCCCAAGGAAAGCTAACTCTCTTTTCCCTTTACCAGAATAAACACATAATAGGGTGTGACCCACCCTCCACTGCTTTTGGGAAACGACTTCTtggaactgttttctttctgagcATCCCACCTGCTATAAGACTTCGGCAGCACATGGATATTTAACCAGGTCACTTAACTTCCACCCCACCCTCTCAGCTCCATGCCTCTTGAAGATACTAAACAGAGtaataatattttcatacatGGGAACAAACTGTCTGAATTCCTTTTTTGAACTTCAAAATTCAAACATCATCAAAAGGGGACTGCTGTTTTCAGTAGCAAAAAGGCTACATGTTATTCTAATGAACTTTCTGATAAGAAATCCAATCCACACTAGACCTACTTTTCACAATTACTTCCCTGACGATGATTTTGCATGTTAAGACTAAAAGCAATTCAGAAAATAAAGCCAGTGagaaatccacccccccccccttcatatttgctaaaaacaaagaaaaaagcagagCCAGGCATCAGGGAAGTTTCAGCAAGTCAAGACCTCCCATAAATGCTAAAACTTAGCtcttgctgccataacaaatgtATTAAAACTCCTCGTGTATacagaaagctttttaaaagtgtttttcatgtttatttatttttgagagacagagagagagcatatgagcgagcgagcaagcaagcaggggaggggcagagacaggagacacagaatccaaagcaggctctaggctctgagctgttggcacagagcctgatgcagggatcgaactcacagacaacaagatcctgacctgagatg
Proteins encoded:
- the LOC122468011 gene encoding LOW QUALITY PROTEIN: sperm-associated antigen 7-like (The sequence of the model RefSeq protein was modified relative to this genomic sequence to represent the inferred CDS: inserted 1 base in 1 codon) yields the protein MADLLGSILNSMEKSPSLGDQESRHKAQEQVARLKKLQEQEKQEKVEFHXRMEKEMSDFIQDSGQIKKKFQPMNEIERSTLHNMVEVAGLTSFSFRDDEYLYVMIFKKEFACSDEELDSYHYGEEWNPQEAEEKPQLKELAQWQEEAAQQGPVMGSPASDDKDKYSRLTGKVAAKDATGHMLQANKTYSCVPMANKRDMCSIKEAVNEIQAKKDPQQSREELPPNLPDTPAL